The genomic region GCAGTTGCAGTTGATAATTTGGAATCATTCATGTATTGTAAAATATAGCGTTTTAAACCTTTATGATTTGTAATCTTTGTATACAGGTAGGAGGTGTTCTTGTCATGCCATTGAATGATCAACTATTGCAAATTGTTAGAACATCAGAAACTACGTGGGATACAAAATCTGTTTTGCCGGTTTCCTTTGCAACGCTACTGTTGCCTGAAAATACGGATGAGAAAGAGCAGATAAAGTTACGTAAGTAATCCTTATTTAGTAATAATTTTGTACAAGATCAGCATGAGAAAATAATAAAGTTTGCCATTGTTAATAAAAACTTTTGCAAGAATGCATTATTCTGACATCATAAAAAGATTGTTCCAAAATAAAGGCATAGTCTGAATTCagttaagatacatggatcatatgaggaagctTACTAGTAAAAGACAGAAGTTTTACGTCAATTCTGTAACTTAGAAAAATCATATAATTACAATGACAGTAGTATTTTTCAAACATGAGTCTACTCAGTTTAATGTGtgttgaattttcaaaatttgagcaGATTATAGATTCTTTGAAATTCACAGATGTTTGTCCATATTTTAATATAGACAGTTTATGAgggattattttcaaaatttgaagaagatataattaaaataggagctACCaacacaattaaattgtaaatggATGAATTTCTTTGCCGAACCCAATTAAAATAAAGTCCAACACATGTTAATGTTTGTATTCTATTGCCTGTCTATTCCAAGCTCGAACGCCTATGTAGAAAGGTTATTTTCTGTTGTGAGAAATAAGTGGAGGGATGAAGAAATAATCTTCCACAGATCTCACGGAAGCCAAGTCCAAGTTACCTTAAATTGTAATCATAGCTGTCATTCATTTTTCAGCAGTTAACATAGATTAAACCTTgcttaaaaaaagaacaaaatattaataatcataatacacttcgtaaacagtccaaatttaaactatactgtactacaataagacctgtagtaacttatgccagcgaaacatgggtccttaaaaactccataaaacacAGACTACTACTTTTTGAAAGagcaatattaagaaaaaattttGGTCCAACTAAAATGATTGATGGTAcatgaagaattaaatataacagtaaactgaatgagctgataaggaataggaacataataaatcatataaaatcactaagattaggatggtttggtcatataaatagaatggagaataatagactggtcaaacaaatatacaaatggaaaccaatagttaacagaaagcaaggtagaccaaaaaatagatgggaggatgatgtcctgaatgatttgaaattgatgaaggtggaaaactggacaaagagttggaagccgtaaggaatggaagaaagttgttgagaaggccaaaactttcatctgagagttgtagaacctgaagaagaagaaaaagaatacacTTCGTAGTTACACAGTAATACGATAAATTCagcttataaaaatatatacttttcactagaaatagtaattttattagataatttagtaGCACAAAGCcatttcaataattgtttttaatctaaatcccaagtaataaaattacataaaataaactgCTACTTAGTAATCCAGTATGAGTGTTTTTAGATATATGCATAACTATAGCAATAATATGGCATGGTGTGCGGATCAGGTCCTCTCAAATTATGTGCATTTTTTGCGATAAACATTACACCTCAAGGCTCTACCTCATCCTGCTGGATTTATTTCGGCAGATAGTACGATAAATTCTTCTCGAGAATTTAACGAGAACACAACACATAGTATAGTGTCCACATTTTATTAATACCCAGCTGATATCAAAGTCGACAttttcctttgaagagataagatGAGAGCTTGTTTATTGATTAGACTTTCTCAGATGCCACTCCAGTCACAAGAAGCGGTAACATATAACTACAATGATGCAGTGAGATTTATAATCGGTGTGCTGATATCAATTTCAGGTGGAGTATGAAACACTGCTGCTCTAACTCgaagttgaaataaatatattgctGATGGTAATTGTAACTAGGAACAATCTTTACAGCAGAAACGTAACAACAACGCTTGACATTGCAAGTATTGAtgtgtgcaaaaaaaaatatatcacaacaTAAAGGCTTCCGACTGGGTATTTAATGAATACACCGACTATACATAATAGATCTAATTGAATTGTGAATTACAAGTTACTATAGTCTACCTGTACTGCAGCATAAGGTGTGACTTTACTAGTAACAAGTAGAAGAGGTGTTACTCAAGTAGAGCAGaatatgtatgttatttttaaagcaattttttttgtgttatagaGTTTGTATTTGCGGCTAAATTTTTGTAGATCGTTTTTCCCTTTTTTCCTTACAATGTTGATCAGTGTGCAGACTTTCAAGCAAGGTTTCAATCTGATGATTTAAAAGGTTACCTTGCTGCTATGATTGACCAATCAGAACATTTTTGTAACATGACCTTTTCTCCAGTAAGAGATACATGACATTTAAAtaacttacgtatttgttaaagAATCCTCAAATTGACgtattgtcatttatttattgtttttttaacgatttttatttcagaaaattgaTATCTGTTAATTTGATGTTTGTGGAGAAACATCTGACGAATGTGGATGATGttggaaaattatgttttaaattaccGTCATAAAGTGAATGATTTTATTGTGATTCTGTTGCAGCTGAGAGTGAACCACTGTCACTACAGGACGCATGTAGATCATCAATTCGTACCATTTTACGTCGGAATGTTGAGCTAGAACATCCCGATCTTAAGACTAGAAGACGAAGACACCCAAAGAAGAAGAGTGTTAAGAAGAGATCACTACGTCGACTTGTTATTCCAATTTTTGAGGAATCAGATAATGATGAATTCGGTCTAGCTGGAGGAGAGGAAGAGGATAGAGGACGAGATCTGGGGAGGGCTGGTGTGATCTATGACGTCCAGCGCCAGCGTGCTGGCCAGATCACGGCAGTGATAGAGTTAGCACGAAGCTTGGCATCTCATAGATGTCCTCCCAGAATgcagcatcagcagcagcagcagcagcatcagtcCCAGGAACGGTATGACAACAGTGCTCAAGAGCGGGAGGATGAAGGAATGGAAGAAGCAGTTGATGAAATTCAAGATCAGCAGTCTGAGAAGAGGGCAGCTGAGCCCAGAGAGGCCGAGACAGCTCCTGTCAATAATGCTTTGACCCCTGAGGAGGTTCAGGAAGAAGCATCTGTAAGCAGTACCGCCATTGCAGAGCAGAGAAAGAAGATCCCAAAACGAGAGAAATTCGACAGCGGTATAGGTGACGAGATTGAGAATGGGAAAGGTTTGAGTTCGGATTCCGATAGagatgaagatggaggagcatttaTGGACGTAGATTCTGACTCCGATTTCTCGGACCCATTGCCCTCTGTTGGGAAGAGAAGTCACAGATCAGAAGGTGGTGAGAAGGCTTCTTGTCAAGGGGATAACGGCCCTGCTAACTCATCTGACACGTCTCGTAGATCATTTGCAGAACGCAGGGCTATTGCTAGAAATGTGGCTCGAGAAGCAGTGATATGGAAGAGACTGGCATTCGCTGCAGATGAGGAGAGTGATAAGTCTGAAGAGGAGACCCAGGAATATCCTGCCATGGAAGTCCACGAATCACCTGTTGTTGAAACTGATTCCTATAGCACTTACATGCGAAGTAAGATCCAAGCCCTCCCTCTCCCTCCAAGTCTAAAAGCTTATATCAATTTATATCGAGACTTTTAAACTGTTTTTATACAAACAGGGAAGATTGAAGACTCGTTGATGCTTGTCAGCTGTGAATCTAATGCTGAGAAACCAAAATTACTACCATAATTGTCGAGCCATAAAGAGAAACCCAATTGAGATTTTATCTTACTTGAATATACTACGTATAACCATATCGGTTGGTAAGATTCCTTTAAATTATAGCCTTAAGTAGACTTAGTAACTGTTAGGGTTGTTTGATTTGACGGGAGTGTCACAAAAAATAAAAGTGTTTGATGTATATGACTATTTGTTACATGTTAGACTTAGTATGCAAAATGCTGAAGAAGCACTATGGTTGTTAGAGGAATATTATATACATTGTAAATAGGAATTAACATCTTACGAAGCTTTGATTTACACAGTTTGTGCAGGTGTGGGTTGTGGTTCACAATTTGCATTCTTTTCACAGACTTGGATTAATCACTTTGGCAATATGTACTCTTCGGCAATACGTATTTATTGATgacgaatttattttattttattttttgtggatTGTTTGATAGGTATCTCGTTTAGTTTATTAGGGTTGATTTGAGCTTTCATTTTGTTACAGAAGACTGTCTTTAATCTTTAATACCCTTTTGATGCATTTATGCAATATTTTACTATGGGGCTAATTTACTTTTAAGTGAATATAATTCCTGTGTCTTAGGATATTAAATCTCATAAGTGGATCTTCTGTAACCATTTGTTTCCCTCCTGAAAAAGGTGAACATTTGCATTACCATGAGATTATTAGGAGTCCTACATAATAAGGTTATCTGCTCATGAGGTAGAATTCTGAAGGGTCTTCATATTCGGTTGTCAAGATTATGATTCGTCTGGTTTTCTTTTGAATTGAGAGTATTATTTGACTTCTGCATGTAACAACTGCGCCattcaaatattaaatttgccatgaaataatatatattgtgatttattataaaaatagttttttctttTGGTAGATTATGAATTTGTTGATGTTGTTGACCGGGAAGTTACTTGGAATTGCCAGTAGTTGAAGCATCGAAATTCAGAAACAAAGTTGAATTTTGATGAAGTGATTTTGTATGGGAGATTTGAACAAGTCTTGCACGTAACATAAGAATAACTTGGAAAACTAATAGTAATTATCatgtaacaaaaatgtatataaataactttgtaatgggagcaacatataagatcATTTGAATATAAAGgccttatttttaaaaataataaaaaaaactcattGTTTATAGAATAGTCACAAAGTTAACTTGAGTAAAGAATTATTTTCACTTGCTTATGATATTAAGTTCAATGCTTACATAAAGTTCCTCATAGCTTTGTTTATCGCTTATTCAAGAAGATTATATTTTACACTTCTGAAGTGGCTAAATACTGAAAATCTAGTGATGttattaaatataacatatgTTATGATAGTACACTTGCCAGAGTAACGCCTCACAGGCACTACGAAGATGTTTCACTTGGTGAGTTCTTAAGAGAGTTGTGTCTGTGGATCCTAACCTTGGTAGGTTAACTGTCCCATATTACATGATAGAGTATATGAGTTCAGTAATTGAATTTGTAGCTTTTAAGTGTTCATATGCCAAAAGGTTTATTTTTTACTATAATGTGTTTGTTTGGTTTGGGTCTTGGGATTATTTCTTTGTATTGCCTTTCATTATACTACAAAATTCTTAAATTTGTATTGAATaaagatgtaaaataaaatattatagataatatttttattcactttattcagGAATTCAGAAATTACTGTTAGACAGAGAAAAGGGATTTTTGTCTTTGTTACCATTTTCAGAATACCTCTGTGACCTTACCAGTCTTTCATCAGTTAATACCTGGTATCATTTCTCGGTACTTGAGGCCATTCACTCACTGTGTACCTATCTTCTGTTGTGCCATACCTGCATGAATATATGAAGCATTAAAACTATTATAAAGGTCCTGAATGTtatgaaaatgaaacatttataAAGTATATGTAGagattggatttttttttagttcaacATCTAGAAAGCAGGATTTTGAAATAGGAAAAGTGGtggttttgaattttatttttcggaattttcaaaatacacagCTTCAGTAGCATGACAAATACCCTAGTTTTCAAAATGCActtcagaaaatatatatatatattgatattatttGTTAACAAACATTGAAGTGTATCAGACGAAACATTATTGTATGAGAAGTGTACACAGTTTGCATTTGCAGATGGCACATAGCAACATAGAGTGTATTCACAGGGCTAACAGTGCTTACGACACAAGTCTTGTTACATGTGCAAAAACCAAAGCTAGCTATGATGTCAGGAGTGTGTTCATACCAATACTATCGAATGTGCTGACCACAGATATCGACCTTCTCTACAGAGAGGGTGAAAAGTCCCAATACACATGtttatttttctgcaaaacaaaTCTGTGGATGAAAATTGTGTCTGTGTTACTTGCAGGGATGtacgaaagggggggggggttagaGGGTTTCAACCCCtaccccttgaacttaaaaaaaaaagacatatttagatttgagtatttttttattcgtAATCGTTTTACTATATCTGATTTTCCACTGtcaagagtaacaaaatctacatcgacataagacatagtcCTCTTACTCCTCCtccaatataatccctgtgtttGGTGCT from Periplaneta americana isolate PAMFEO1 chromosome 15, P.americana_PAMFEO1_priV1, whole genome shotgun sequence harbors:
- the LOC138715197 gene encoding protein-L-isoaspartate O-methyltransferase domain-containing protein 1-like codes for the protein MGGAVSAGEDNDDLIDNLLEADYIKSPDVERVFRAVDRAHYFTSEFRENAYKDLAWKSGNLHLSAPCIYSEVMESLRLCPGLSFLNLGSGTGYLSTMAGLILGPYGTNHGVEIHEDVVSYANKKLDEFRKISPALDEYEFCEPKFVKGNCLCLNTDVHQYDRVYCGAACPENHENYMKNLIKVGGVLVMPLNDQLLQIVRTSETTWDTKSVLPVSFATLLLPENTDEKEQIKLPESEPLSLQDACRSSIRTILRRNVELEHPDLKTRRRRHPKKKSVKKRSLRRLVIPIFEESDNDEFGLAGGEEEDRGRDLGRAGVIYDVQRQRAGQITAVIELARSLASHRCPPRMQHQQQQQQHQSQERYDNSAQEREDEGMEEAVDEIQDQQSEKRAAEPREAETAPVNNALTPEEVQEEASVSSTAIAEQRKKIPKREKFDSGIGDEIENGKGLSSDSDRDEDGGAFMDVDSDSDFSDPLPSVGKRSHRSEGGEKASCQGDNGPANSSDTSRRSFAERRAIARNVAREAVIWKRLAFAADEESDKSEEETQEYPAMEVHESPVVETDSYSTYMRSKIQALPLPPSLKAYINLYRDF